One stretch of Miscanthus floridulus cultivar M001 unplaced genomic scaffold, ASM1932011v1 os_1004, whole genome shotgun sequence DNA includes these proteins:
- the LOC136533597 gene encoding kafirin PSKR2-like translates to MAAKIFALLALLALSVSATTAFIIPQCSPAIAAGYERPVLRAYRLQQVLAASILQQPIAQLQQQSSAHLLVQTIVAQLQQRQFLPALSQLAVANPAAYLQQQQLLPTNPLAAANAIEYLQQQQLQQFLPALRQLAVANPAAYLLRQQLLPFNQLAVANAAAYLQQQQPLPIIQSAVATAAAYHQQQQLLPVNPIALANPLAAAFLQQQQLLPFNQMSLINPALSWQQPNVGGAIF, encoded by the coding sequence ATGGCTGCCAAGATATTTGCCCTCCTTGCACTCCTTGCTCTTTCGGTCAGCGCTACAACTGCATTCATCATTCCGCAGTGTTCACCAGCTATTGCTGCAGGCTATGAACGCCCAGTTCTGCGGGCCTATAGGCTACAACAGGTGCTCGCGGCGAGCATCTTACAACAACCAATTGCCCAATTGCAACAGCAATCCTCGGCTCACCTACTAGTACAGACCATCGTAGCGCAACTGCAACAGCGGCAGTTCCTGCCAGCGCTTAGTCAACTAGCTGTGGCAAACCCTGCTGCCTACTTGCAGCAGCAACAGCTGCTTCCTACAAACCCACTGGCTGCGGCGAATGCCATTGAATACCTGCAACAACAACAGTTACAACAGTTTCTGCCAGCGCTCAGGCAACTAGCCGTGGCGAACCCTGCCGCCTACTTGCTACGGCAACAGCTGCTTCCATTCAACCAACTAGCTGTGGCGAACGCCGCTGCATACCTGCAACAGCAGCAGCCGCTTCCAATTATCCAGTCGGCTGTTGCAACCGCCGCTGCCTACCACCAGCAACAACAGCTGCTCCCAGTTAACCCAATTGCACTGGCTAACCCGTTGGCTGCCGCCTTCCTGCAGCAGCAACAATTGCTGCCATTCAACCAGATGTCTTTGATTAACCCTGCCTTGTCGTGGCAGCAACCCAACGTTGGAGGTGCCATCTTCTAG
- the LOC136533596 gene encoding kafirin PSKR2-like — MAAKIFALLALLALSVSATTAFIIPQCSPATAAGYEHPVLRAYRLQQVLAASILQQPIAQLQQQSSAHLLVQTIVAQLQQQQFLPALSQLAVANPAAYLQQQQLLPANPLAAANAIEYLQQQQLQQFLPALRQLAVANPAAYLLRQQLLPFNELAVANAAAYLQQQQPLPITQSAVATAAAYHQQQQLLPVNPLALANPLAAAFLQQQQLLPFNQMSLINPALSWQQPNVGGAIF; from the coding sequence ATGGCTGCCAAGATATTTGCCCTCCTTGCACTCCTTGCTCTTTCGGTCAGCGCTACAACTGCATTCATCATTCCGCAGTGCTCACCAGCTACTGCTGCGGGCTATGAACACCCAGTTCTGCGGGCCTATAGGCTACAACAGGTGCTCGCGGCGAGCATCTTACAACAACCAATTGCCCAATTGCAACAGCAATCCTCGGCTCACCTACTAGTACAGACCATCGTAGCGCAACTACAACAGCAGCAGTTCCTGCCAGCGCTTAGTCAACTAGCTGTGGCAAACCCTGCTGCCTACTTGCAGCAGCAACAGCTGCTTCCTGCAAACCCACTGGCTGCGGCGAATGCCATTGAATATCTGCAACAACAACAGTTACAACAGTTTCTGCCAGCGCTCAGGCAACTAGCCGTGGCGAACCCTGCCGCCTACTTGCTACGGCAACAGCTGCTTCCATTCAACGAACTAGCTGTGGCGAACGCCGCTGCATACCTGCAACAGCAGCAGCCGCTTCCGATTACCCAGTCGGCTGTTGCAACCGCCGCTGCCTACCACCAGCAACAACAGCTGCTCCCAGTTAACCCATTGGCACTGGCTAACCCGTTGGCTGCCGCCTTCCTGCAGCAGCAACAATTGCTGCCATTCAACCAGATGTCTTTGATTAACCCTGCCTTGTCGTGGCAGCAACCCAACGTTGGAGGTGCCATCTTCTAG